One region of Halomicrobium sp. LC1Hm genomic DNA includes:
- a CDS encoding ribbon-helix-helix domain-containing protein, producing MPKISVEVPAELLDDLDKHVGDEGKFVNRSEAIRASVRKTLDILDEIDEREGRLDDEY from the coding sequence ATGCCAAAGATCAGCGTGGAAGTGCCCGCGGAGCTACTGGACGACCTGGACAAGCACGTCGGCGACGAGGGGAAGTTCGTCAACCGCAGCGAGGCGATCCGAGCGTCCGTTCGCAAGACGCTGGACATCTTAGACGAGATCGACGAGCGAGAGGGGCGACTGGACGACGAGTACTGA
- a CDS encoding maltose acetyltransferase domain-containing protein, giving the protein MASELEKMLAGEAYDPSDPELVAGRNRASELTRAYNETPPDAEKRRRELLDELFGTVGEATVEPPIRCDYGFNVHVDDGFYANFDCVLLDVCEITFGEHCLLGPAVHVYTATHPLDAAERADGLEMGEPVTVGDHVWIGGQAVLTPGVTVGDRAVVAAGAVVTDDVPSDVVVAGNPATIVKEL; this is encoded by the coding sequence ATGGCCTCGGAGTTGGAGAAGATGCTCGCCGGGGAGGCCTACGACCCCAGCGACCCCGAGCTGGTGGCCGGCCGAAACCGGGCCAGCGAACTGACGCGGGCGTACAACGAGACGCCGCCCGACGCCGAGAAGCGCCGCCGGGAACTGCTCGATGAGCTGTTCGGGACGGTCGGCGAGGCGACGGTCGAGCCCCCCATCCGGTGTGACTACGGCTTCAACGTCCACGTCGACGACGGCTTCTACGCGAACTTCGACTGCGTCTTGCTGGACGTGTGTGAGATCACGTTCGGCGAACACTGTCTGCTCGGACCCGCAGTCCACGTCTACACGGCGACGCACCCGCTCGACGCCGCGGAGCGCGCCGACGGACTGGAGATGGGAGAGCCCGTGACCGTCGGCGATCACGTCTGGATCGGTGGCCAGGCCGTCCTGACGCCGGGGGTGACTGTCGGGGACCGTGCGGTCGTGGCCGCCGGAGCCGTCGTCACCGACGACGTGCCGTCGGACGTGGTCGTGGCCGGCAATCCGGCGACGATCGTCAAAGAGCTGTGA
- the priL gene encoding DNA primase regulatory subunit PriL, with amino-acid sequence MQPLHARYPFLQSARDAVEEAAVDLGEVVATDEVVVERARERVEWAITDGSVGDPHRRTRVELLSYPVARVLVSLVDTPVCTRKYAQAEAEAARERFVDEFTAGESFSYGDTESLSLQALLAEFDLTAAVHETADGYRIDVGTYLELAADQWGDEWRLVNRALTDGEVPVTTEELHTLLKQAIRHRIDDGLPFDVPDAIADELDAEVESIQTTLSEMDLTREIDTVVPDLFPPCMQHLLDAVQKGEHLEHHSRFALAAFLTSIGMTTDEIVELFQVNPGFGEEATRYQVDHIRGDTSPTEYSTPSCATMQSYGDCKGKDDICEDEINESHPLNYYEHRLDESDDEEIEDWRESDEESEA; translated from the coding sequence ATGCAACCGCTCCACGCGCGCTACCCGTTCTTGCAGTCGGCCCGCGACGCGGTCGAGGAAGCGGCGGTCGATCTGGGCGAGGTCGTCGCCACCGACGAGGTCGTCGTCGAGCGCGCCCGCGAGCGCGTCGAGTGGGCGATCACCGACGGGAGCGTCGGGGACCCCCACCGGCGCACGCGCGTGGAACTGCTGTCGTACCCGGTCGCGCGGGTGCTCGTCTCGCTCGTGGACACGCCGGTCTGTACGCGCAAGTACGCACAGGCCGAGGCCGAGGCCGCACGCGAGCGGTTCGTCGACGAGTTCACCGCCGGGGAGTCGTTCAGCTACGGCGACACCGAGTCGCTGTCTCTGCAGGCCCTGCTCGCGGAGTTCGACCTCACCGCCGCCGTCCACGAGACTGCCGACGGCTACCGGATCGACGTGGGGACGTACCTCGAACTGGCGGCCGATCAGTGGGGCGACGAGTGGCGACTGGTCAACCGCGCGCTGACCGACGGCGAGGTGCCGGTGACGACCGAGGAGCTCCACACGCTGCTCAAGCAGGCGATCCGCCACCGGATCGACGACGGCCTGCCCTTCGACGTGCCGGACGCCATCGCGGACGAACTCGACGCGGAAGTCGAGTCCATCCAGACGACGCTGTCGGAGATGGATCTGACCCGCGAGATCGACACGGTCGTTCCGGACCTGTTCCCGCCCTGCATGCAGCATCTCCTCGACGCGGTCCAGAAGGGCGAGCACCTGGAGCACCACTCGCGGTTCGCGCTGGCGGCCTTCCTGACCTCGATCGGGATGACGACCGACGAGATCGTCGAACTGTTCCAGGTCAATCCGGGGTTCGGCGAGGAGGCCACCCGCTACCAGGTCGACCACATCCGCGGTGACACCAGTCCCACGGAGTACTCGACGCCCTCGTGTGCGACGATGCAGTCCTACGGCGACTGCAAGGGGAAAGACGACATCTGCGAGGACGAGATCAACGAGTCACATCCGCTGAACTACTACGAGCACCGACTCGACGAGAGCGACGACGAGGAGATCGAAGACTGGCGCGAGAGCGACGAGGAAAGCGAGGCCTGA
- a CDS encoding beta-ketoacyl-ACP reductase: protein MLDGQTCLVTGSSRGIGRGIATDVAAHGATVVVNYRSSERAAEAVVDEIEAAGGEAVAVQGDVSAYDAVERMRTTIHDAVGPVDVVVNNAGITVDRTFGEMTREDWEAVIDVNLGGVFNVSHCFYDDIREAEDGRLINVSSVVGQQGNYGQANYAAAKSGLFGFTRTLALEMAATGSTANCVAPGFVATDMLDEVPQRVQERILQRIPLDRFATIEDIAPVVRFIASPESRYMTGQVIGVNGGMDW, encoded by the coding sequence ATGCTCGACGGACAGACCTGTCTGGTGACCGGCTCCTCTCGCGGGATCGGACGCGGGATCGCCACGGACGTGGCGGCCCACGGAGCGACCGTGGTCGTCAACTACCGTTCCTCGGAGCGAGCGGCCGAGGCGGTCGTCGACGAGATCGAGGCCGCTGGCGGCGAGGCGGTGGCCGTCCAGGGCGACGTGTCGGCGTACGACGCCGTCGAACGGATGCGCACGACGATCCACGACGCCGTCGGCCCGGTCGACGTGGTCGTCAACAACGCCGGGATCACGGTCGACCGGACCTTCGGGGAGATGACCCGCGAGGACTGGGAGGCCGTCATCGACGTGAACCTCGGCGGCGTGTTCAACGTCAGCCACTGCTTCTACGACGACATCCGCGAGGCCGAGGACGGCCGCCTGATCAACGTCTCCTCGGTCGTCGGTCAGCAGGGCAACTACGGGCAGGCCAACTACGCGGCCGCAAAGTCCGGCCTGTTCGGGTTCACCCGGACGCTGGCCCTGGAGATGGCAGCCACCGGGTCGACAGCCAACTGCGTCGCGCCGGGGTTCGTCGCGACGGACATGCTCGACGAGGTCCCCCAGCGCGTCCAGGAGCGGATCCTCCAGCGGATTCCCCTGGACCGGTTCGCCACGATCGAGGACATCGCCCCCGTCGTGCGCTTCATCGCTAGTCCTGAATCGCGCTACATGACCGGGCAGGTGATCGGCGTCAACGGCGGCATGGACTGGTAG
- the phaC gene encoding class III poly(R)-hydroxyalkanoic acid synthase subunit PhaC — translation MTPANPFTAALDWQRQSLEAMTEATDQASVAPERIETMQSVEVGETPSDVVYEENKLELLHYDAEAAGIDVPEEDKEEIPILIIYALINRPYILDLQKERSVVRRLLEAGHDVYLIDWNEPSRLDQHLTLDDYVNRYIENCVDEVCERSGLDAINVLGYCMGGTMSVIYTALNPERVNALGLMAAGLCFDHTGGVLEEWGSDEYYDPEDVTETFGNVPSEMLDVGFALMDPVDNYVSKYIRLAENIENEGFVRNFGRMEQWLSDGVDVAGEAYVEFLEKIYQDNDLYNDRLEIGGEHVDLDEIDMPMLQLMGEYDHLIPPEASKPFNEVVGSDDVTTMEFSTGHIGLSVSSSTHENLWPDVCDWYKERNRQAEAAADESEEAVPIDVESPADDATESDEAAADESEDAPDVASVDGIGPTYADRLREAGIETVDDLATHDAAELAEIAETTESRVQDWLDQL, via the coding sequence ATGACGCCCGCAAATCCCTTCACGGCAGCACTCGACTGGCAGCGCCAGTCCCTGGAGGCGATGACGGAGGCCACCGACCAGGCCAGCGTCGCGCCCGAACGCATCGAGACGATGCAGTCCGTCGAGGTCGGCGAGACGCCAAGCGACGTGGTCTACGAGGAGAACAAGCTCGAACTGCTCCACTACGACGCCGAGGCCGCCGGGATCGACGTTCCCGAGGAGGACAAAGAGGAGATCCCGATCCTCATCATCTACGCGCTGATCAACCGCCCGTACATCCTCGACCTCCAGAAGGAACGCTCCGTCGTGCGCCGCCTGCTGGAGGCGGGCCACGACGTGTACCTCATCGACTGGAACGAGCCCTCACGGCTCGACCAGCACCTCACGCTCGACGACTACGTCAACCGCTACATCGAGAACTGCGTCGACGAGGTCTGTGAGCGCTCGGGCCTGGACGCGATCAACGTCCTGGGGTACTGCATGGGCGGGACGATGTCGGTCATCTATACGGCGCTGAACCCCGAGAGAGTCAACGCGCTGGGGCTGATGGCCGCTGGGCTCTGTTTCGACCACACTGGCGGCGTCCTCGAAGAGTGGGGCTCCGACGAGTACTACGATCCCGAGGACGTGACCGAGACGTTCGGTAACGTCCCCTCCGAGATGCTCGACGTGGGCTTTGCCCTGATGGACCCCGTCGACAACTACGTCTCGAAGTACATCCGCCTGGCCGAGAACATCGAGAACGAGGGGTTCGTCCGGAACTTCGGACGGATGGAGCAGTGGCTCTCCGACGGGGTCGACGTGGCCGGCGAGGCCTACGTCGAGTTCCTGGAGAAGATCTACCAGGACAACGACCTCTACAACGACCGACTGGAGATCGGCGGCGAACACGTCGACCTCGACGAAATCGACATGCCGATGCTTCAGCTGATGGGCGAGTACGACCACCTCATCCCGCCGGAGGCCTCCAAGCCGTTCAACGAGGTCGTCGGCTCCGATGACGTGACCACGATGGAGTTCTCGACGGGCCACATCGGCCTCTCGGTCTCGTCGAGCACCCACGAGAACCTCTGGCCCGACGTGTGTGACTGGTACAAGGAACGCAACCGACAGGCCGAAGCGGCGGCCGACGAGAGCGAAGAGGCCGTCCCGATCGACGTGGAGTCGCCGGCAGACGACGCCACCGAGAGCGACGAGGCGGCGGCCGATGAGAGCGAGGACGCTCCCGACGTGGCGTCTGTCGACGGCATCGGTCCGACCTACGCCGACCGTCTGCGCGAGGCCGGCATCGAGACCGTCGACGACCTCGCAACGCACGACGCGGCCGAGCTGGCCGAGATCGCCGAAACGACGGAGTCTCGGGTCCAGGACTGGCTCGACCAGCTGTAG
- a CDS encoding poly(R)-hydroxyalkanoic acid synthase subunit PhaE produces MSDTNQMQDEWTEMVEQMNEAVSESVEQNMKAQAAFVESWADAVEDSIPEEENVTEGIQGYNQAYEEWMNAAEKMLERTGDAAQGEDVDPTEFRDIWLQSANEAFKHVMGTSAFAAANGQLVETMMEMRQQADDIGQDSIAQMGFSTRADVEEVGERLVELERRQHEVEQKLDQILDHLEE; encoded by the coding sequence ATGAGTGATACGAACCAGATGCAAGACGAGTGGACGGAGATGGTCGAACAGATGAACGAGGCCGTCTCCGAGTCGGTCGAACAGAACATGAAGGCACAGGCCGCCTTCGTCGAGTCGTGGGCCGACGCGGTCGAGGACTCGATCCCCGAGGAGGAAAACGTCACCGAGGGCATCCAGGGGTACAACCAGGCCTACGAGGAGTGGATGAACGCCGCCGAGAAGATGCTCGAACGCACCGGCGACGCCGCCCAGGGCGAAGACGTGGACCCGACGGAGTTTCGCGACATCTGGCTCCAGTCGGCAAACGAGGCGTTCAAGCACGTGATGGGCACGTCGGCTTTCGCCGCCGCCAACGGCCAGCTCGTCGAGACCATGATGGAGATGCGCCAGCAGGCCGACGACATCGGGCAGGACTCGATCGCCCAGATGGGCTTCTCGACGCGTGCGGACGTCGAAGAAGTCGGCGAACGGCTCGTCGAACTAGAGCGTCGCCAGCACGAGGTCGAACAGAAACTCGATCAGATCCTCGACCACCTCGAGGAATAA
- a CDS encoding AbrB/MazE/SpoVT family DNA-binding domain-containing protein, translated as MTDENDVTMWPPMFKGMQEASEQAIESQQEMLQQMMSAGSGMPGFDMNQLGAMSQMATFKTRVQSGGRISIPDAEREALDIEEGDIVQTVVLPVKRNRTE; from the coding sequence ATGACCGACGAGAACGATGTCACGATGTGGCCCCCGATGTTCAAGGGAATGCAGGAAGCGAGCGAGCAGGCGATCGAATCCCAGCAGGAGATGCTCCAGCAGATGATGTCTGCCGGCAGCGGCATGCCCGGTTTCGACATGAACCAGCTCGGTGCGATGAGCCAGATGGCGACGTTCAAGACTCGCGTCCAGAGCGGCGGACGCATCTCCATTCCCGACGCCGAGCGAGAGGCCCTCGACATCGAGGAAGGCGACATCGTCCAGACAGTCGTTCTCCCGGTCAAGCGGAACCGAACGGAGTAA
- a CDS encoding MaoC family dehydratase, translating to MFNSVVAANRAAFAAFGVRPDDDGDGKPLPAERIEADEDLPEWHVELSADNPDRLGVGDRVEFTKRISDNDVKQFAAASGDTNPLHLDDDFAEQTRFRGRIAHGTLVGGLISAALARLPGLTIYLSQDLEFHNPVRIDDRLTAEIEIVEDLGDDQYRLTTRVVDDGDVVIDGEAVVLIDEMPDEG from the coding sequence ATGTTCAACAGCGTGGTGGCGGCCAATCGGGCGGCGTTCGCGGCGTTCGGCGTCCGGCCGGACGACGACGGGGACGGCAAGCCACTCCCGGCAGAACGCATCGAGGCCGACGAGGACCTCCCCGAGTGGCACGTCGAACTGAGCGCCGACAACCCCGACCGGCTCGGGGTCGGTGATCGCGTCGAGTTCACGAAGCGGATCTCCGACAACGACGTCAAGCAGTTCGCCGCCGCCAGCGGCGACACGAACCCCCTCCACCTCGACGACGACTTCGCCGAGCAGACCCGATTCCGCGGCCGGATCGCGCACGGCACGCTCGTCGGCGGACTCATCAGCGCCGCCCTCGCGCGGCTGCCTGGGTTGACGATCTATCTCTCGCAGGATCTGGAGTTTCACAACCCGGTCCGCATCGACGACCGCCTGACGGCCGAAATCGAGATCGTCGAGGATCTGGGCGACGACCAGTACCGCCTGACGACCCGCGTCGTCGACGACGGCGACGTGGTCATCGACGGCGAGGCCGTCGTCCTCATCGACGAGATGCCCGACGAAGGCTAG
- a CDS encoding alpha/beta fold hydrolase, translating into MNESIESNATTLSVDGSDVTVRYLTAGDGPPLLFLHGIGLDAAAVSGRYALPALAEEYTVYALDFPGHGESEKPRRTYTTDYYVDTLSAFVDELAISGASVVGVSMGGAVALGHALDGGRPERLVLVDSYGLGADAYWRTGASLALRVPFADSLLWGSMGSRAAVRTSLRTMSGATLPDELVDDVYETISPATMRTLRSWQRHEFQADGLRTDYTARLSELDVPTLLVHGSEDPLLPVSWSERASELLPDGQFLAAKGCGHWPHRERPERFNRAVTAFLNSNN; encoded by the coding sequence ATGAACGAGTCGATCGAGTCGAACGCCACGACGCTGTCGGTCGACGGCAGCGACGTCACCGTCCGATATCTCACTGCCGGTGACGGACCGCCACTGCTCTTCTTGCACGGGATCGGCCTCGACGCGGCGGCGGTGTCCGGCCGGTACGCGCTCCCCGCACTGGCCGAGGAGTACACCGTCTACGCGCTCGATTTCCCGGGCCACGGCGAGAGCGAGAAGCCCCGCCGAACGTATACGACGGACTACTACGTAGACACGCTGTCGGCGTTCGTCGACGAACTCGCCATCTCCGGCGCGAGCGTCGTCGGCGTGTCGATGGGCGGTGCGGTCGCGCTCGGCCACGCGCTCGACGGCGGTCGCCCGGAGCGGCTGGTGCTCGTCGACAGCTACGGCCTCGGTGCCGACGCCTACTGGCGGACCGGTGCCAGTCTCGCCCTCCGGGTCCCGTTCGCGGACAGCCTGCTCTGGGGGAGCATGGGCTCGCGCGCGGCGGTCCGGACCAGCCTCCGGACGATGTCCGGGGCGACGCTGCCGGACGAACTGGTCGACGACGTGTACGAGACGATCTCACCGGCGACCATGCGGACGCTCCGGAGCTGGCAGCGCCACGAGTTCCAGGCCGACGGCCTCCGGACCGACTACACGGCACGGCTCTCGGAGCTCGACGTTCCGACGCTGCTCGTCCACGGCTCGGAGGACCCGCTGCTCCCGGTGTCGTGGTCGGAACGAGCGAGTGAGCTGTTGCCAGACGGGCAGTTTCTGGCGGCGAAGGGGTGTGGGCACTGGCCCCACAGGGAACGACCCGAGCGGTTCAATCGGGCGGTAACGGCGTTTCTCAATAGTAACAACTGA